The Hymenobacter sp. DG25A nucleotide sequence CAGGCGGTACTGAGTACCCGGATTTAAGATCAGGCTGTCGGAGACATAGGTACCACTCTTTACCTCACGCAATAGGTACTCCTCCCCGCTGCCTTCTCCCTGAATCAGAACCTGGGCTTTATCCACGGTCAGCGGCCCGGCCGTGGAGGCCAGGTCATAAGTGCGGGAGAGCTTGATGGTAGTGCGTCCATTGCTGTTGATAAAGCCATCTACCACCAGGGCTTTGGTGGCCTGCACCGGCACTTCCGGCTCAAACGGCTCGATGCAACCGCTCAACCCCAGCAGCGCCCCGCTTAAAACGATGAAACAAAAGCGCAGAAGAGACCGTGGCATATCACGAAGTAACTAAGGGAATAAAATCAATTAGAAATTCCGGTTTAAATGCCACCCAAATTAATCCCAGAAAGGGGGACGAACCTTAGAGCCACGCACCCGGCAGTCGGCGCACTCCACGGGGTAAGACCTAAAGATTAGACCGTACTCTTCGTGGTCATACAGATACATCGGAATGTTTTCGCCACTGCCGAACATTTCTTCCAGCGAAACAGGCGGAGCTACATCTTCGGGCAGGTACCCACAGCTTTCATACCCAGAGGTAAATGACCACTGGGGTAATTCCCGCGCTACGATAAAGATTCGTTTTTGGGTCACGGAGCCGACGCCGACAAAGCCGAGCACGGGCTCCTGCGGCTGGTTGAGGTTGCGCACATTGCCCGTGGACTGGGAAGGCAGCGGGTCAAACAAGGAGCCAATGGTTTCCGTGTTCTTCTTCAAAGCTTCCCAGTAGGCGTACTCCTCGGCTCCCATGGTGTACTGGCGCACCAGTACGCTGTACTTATAGCGCAAACGGGTATCGCCGGCAGGAAACTCAAGGAGGGGAAACTCCGTCACCCGGTCCTCGCTCAAACGTTTGGTGCTCGTCAGCTTAATAGTCGGGCTATGCACCGTCTGCCAGCAGGTATAAATATCTTCCTCGGCCCGCCGCCGCCGCATCTTGTGGTTTTCGTACACGAAATAAGATTGCCCGGCAGAGGTGAATTCCCAGGTTTCCGTGTAGTCCCAGCGGTAGTAAATGGACTGGCCGGTCGCATCGAAAGTGTTGGCGTAGAGCTCTAGGCCGCGGGGTACCACCTTCCAAGTCAGGGCCTCAATCGGCGGGCTGGTCTTGACAGCTTCGTAGCTGGAAGCATATTGCCCCGTGAACTGCTTGCGGCTATTCCTGGTGCGGAAGAACAGGCGGTACTGAGTAGCTGGGTTCAACACCAGGCTATCGGAGACATAGGTGCCGAGCTTCACTTCGCGCAATAAGTACTCCTCCCCGCTGCCTTCTCCCTGAATCAGAACCTGGGCTTTGTCTTCCGTAACTGGTCCGTTGGTGGAGGCCAGGTCATAAGTATGGGAGAGCTTGATGGTGGTGCGCCCGTTGCTATTAATGAAGCCATCAACCACCAGGGCCTTGGAAGCCTGTGGCTTTACTTCCGGCTCGAACGGATCAATACACCCGTTCAAACCCAGCAGCAAACAATAACAGGCTATAATCGGCAAATAAAGTCTTGGATATTGCACTTAAACGTAGCATTTATAGGTAAGCACCCCCTTTAGGATTTTGGCGTAGGCTTCACTTCAATATCAAAGCTGGCATGCCCTGCAGACCCATCGGTGGCCAAGCCTTGAATTACCACGGTATACTTACCTGCCTGATCAGATGTATAAAACTCCAGCGGCTTGTTGCCTGCTGATGAGGTAGTTACGTTTGGATTCCAATAGAGTAACGTACGGAAATCGGGCAGACGGCTGGCTTGGTCCTGAGTGGTTTCGAAGCTCGGTGCATAAAACTCGCGGTGGTACTGCAAGCCTTCATACTCCTGCATCAGCACGTTGGAACTAAGCGGAAAGCCAGCCAGGTCACCTTTGTATGTGGTATAGCTCACCAGACCATCAAACATCAGCTGACCTACAAAATAGTGCCGGGTAAACACGTCTAATTTCTGCACTTTCAGTGGATCAAATGCCATGATCTTATTGATGTTAAAGACCGGCACACCATCCAGCAGCACTAGTGGATTAGACACGAAGACGGTTTTGAGAGGCTCATTGATAACCAGGAAGTGAAAACCGTCTTTCCGCCGCCGAAGGGCCACTCCTGGCACATACTCTCGCATGATGTCTTCCATCGTTGGGAAGCGTATGAAATCATCTAGATTATAGTGCTCATCCGGTTTGCCCACGTATTGTAGCGTGTCTAGAGCGGGGAAGGTGTACTGGTTGTTATAGCGTTTAAAATACACCTTCTGCAACTGGGTTTGCAGGTAACGCTGGGTTATAGCATCCTTATATCGCACCGTAAGAGGCAGCGGAGCTAGCAGAGGGCCTGCCTTGGAGTAGGCTACGGAATAGGGGTTAAGAATCTCTACACGGCTCGTGCTGTCCATGAGGTGATTGGGCTGCACCACAATGTCTTTTGCCCCGAAAAAGTCTTTCACTTCAAACAGAAGGGTTCCATCTGGCCGGCTCACAGCACTAAACAGGCGTCCCTGCCGATTTGGCGAAGTAAGATATGCGTGTACGTTAGGTACAGGAGCCCCTGTGGTACTATTCACCATCCGCCCCCGAATAAGATGCCCATTCATTTCAGGCAAAAATTCGAATACCGGGGCCTTCCCCGTTTGCACTTCTTCCCACCGGAAACGGCTCCAGCCCTGCGTCAGCATCAGGTTATCAGCCGCCTGTCGGGCATCAGTGTCAGAGCTAGTGAGGTAGTAGCTGGGATTTTCTATGGTGCCCTTGATATCAGAGGTGAGCCACAGATAACTTAGGATGTCTGTTGAAGGGGTAGTGCCCAGGGAATCCTGCCGGAATACGGCTACCGACAAATTGGCCGGAGCCAGTGGCATGGAGCTGGTTGCAGTGCCCAGTTGTAGCCTTACCTTGTCGCGGGTGCTGTACTGGGTTTTATCAGTTGTAGCCGTAATGCGTAGTAAGTGTGCGGGGCGGCGAAAGTACAGCCGCTCGCATACGGGCTGCTGGCGGCTGTTAAACAAGGTAAAGTGGGAAATTCCATCGGGCAGATCCTGCTTTTTTACCTGAAAAACGGCTTGCCCATTATTTAAAGTGGCTGTAGCGGCTACCGTTACTTTTTGGCGGGCATGGCCCAGTAAATACACCGGCTCCAGGGTTTGTCCGGTGCCCATGGCCGATATGTGGATGTTCAGCTCATCGGCGGTGCCTTCCTCCACATGGAGAACCATGCCTTGCTCTGCTACGGCAGGTAACCGGCGCGTTAGCAGGCGGCCATTGGGCAGCTTAACCGATGCCGTATATGTTGTACCAGATAGCTCCGGAGTGAAGCTGAATGAGCCCAGACCAAATTTCAGGGTGCGGAAACGTGCTACAACCGCTCCTTTTTCATTCTGTACGGTACCCTCGGCATCCAGGCTTCGCCCTTTCCGGTCGGCAATTTTAAAGCCTACTTTGCTATTGATGCTGCGCACCAGATTGCCTCCCTCCGGGAAAAACTGAATGTCGTAGGCAAGCGTGTCTTTGGCAGTAGACTGGGAAGACGCCGCTGCCGGATTCAGTACCGTAATAGAGGTCTGATAATAAAAGTCCGGGCTGAAATTCTTCATCCAGCTTGTGTAAGCCCGCACGGTGTAGGTACCTGATGCCAGCGAGGGCGGCAGCAGGAAAGAGCCCTGACCCATTGCTTGCTGCAGCGGAATCTTGCTTTGCATGACCGGCCGCTGCGCTTTGTCCAGCACTTCCACATAAGCCACCTTGCTCATAGGCAATGGCTTGTGGTAAGTGCCATCTACGGCATACACCTTAAACCAAAGCACCTCGCCGCACAGATAAGTGGGGCGGTCTACGTGCAGAAACACCTTTTCATGCAGACCATGCAGCGCATAGCGCTGAAACTGATTCTTCAGCGAATCGACCGGGGCCTGTGCCTGGGCAGTACTTCCCGCTACTGTGGCTAACAGCAGGAAAGCGCTGGCCACCAGCTTGCTTATTTGGATCGGAAACGCCTGTAAAGTAGAAGTAGAATTCAGACGTTTGCTCACGGAGGTAGATAGGAGGGACATGTAGCTATTGCCAGAAAGTTGGTCGGGTAGTCGTGCCGCGCAGCCGGCAGTCAGCGCATTCCTCCGGATAAGAGGTATAAATGTTTCCGTATTCACTATTGTAATATTGATAAATAGGGATATTATCTCCGGAGCTGAAGGTTTCAGACAGCACTTCTGAATAAGCAACTCCCTTTAAAGGCAACACATCTACCGGAAGAAGGCCACAGTCTTCATAGCCGGTTTTGAAAGTCCAGGCGCCCGGCAATTCTTTCTTGGAAATAAAGATTCGTTTTTGAGTCACGGAGCCGACGCCGACAAAGCCGAGCACGGGCTCCTGCGGCTGGTTGAGGTTGCGCACATTGCCCGTGGACTGGGAAGGCAGCGGGTCAAACAAGGAGCCAATGGTTTCCGTGTTCTTCTTCAAAGCTTCCCAGTAGGCGTACTCCTCGGCTCCCATGGTGTACTGGCGCACCAGTACGCTGTACTTATAGCGCAAACGGGTATCGCCGGCAGGAAACTCAAGGAGGGGAAACTCCGTCACCCGGTCCTCGCTCAAACGTTTGGTGCTCGTCAGCTTAATAGTCGGGCTATGTACCGTTTGCCAGCATTGGTAGATTTGCTCATCGGCCCGCCGCCGCCGCATCTGTTGATTTTCATACACGTGCTGGGATTCCCCGGCAGAGGTGAATTCCCAGGTTTCGGTATAGTCCCAGCGGTAGTAGCGGGAGTTGCCGGTGGCATCGAAGGTGTTGGCATACAGCTCCAGGCCGCGCGGCACCACTTTCCAGGTCAGGGCCTCAATCGGTGGGCTGGTCTTGACCGGCAGATAAGCCGAAGCATACTGGCCCAGCAGCTGCTGGCGGCTGTCGCGGGTGCGGAAGAACAGGCGGTACTGAGTACCCGGATTTAAGATCAGGCTGTCGGAGACATAGGTACCACTCTTTACCTCACGCAATAGGTACTCCTCCCCGCTGCCTTCTCCCTGAATCAGGACCTGAGCTTTATCCACGGTCAGCGGCCCGGCCGTGGAGGCCAGGTCATAAGTGCGGGAGAGCTTGATGGTAGTGCGTCCATTGCTGTTGATAAAGCCATCTACCACCAGGGCTTTGGTGGCCTGCACCGGCACTTCCGGCTCGAACGGCTCGATGCAACCGCTCAACCCCAGTAGCAGGATGCATAGTCCATTCACTAGTAAGTTTCGGAATACAGCCATCTAGAATTTGAAGTTATAAGTGACAGTAGGAATAGGCGTACCAAAAATGGCCAGCTTGTAACCCTTGATCTGACCATTCTCCGACTTGAAATACACGGAAAATGGATTACGGCGCCCGGTTAAGTTATACACGCCCACCGTCCAGGAGCTGTGCGCAACCTTTTTTGCTTTATGGTTGCCCTCAATATTGAGCGAGAAGTCAGTGCGGAAGTAGTCGGGCACGCGGTAGGCATTCCGCGCCGAGTAGTACACGCGCACGGTATTGCCCACCTGGTATTTCGCCAGAGGCAGCGTTATAGGTCGCCCGGTGCTATAGTTCATGTTGAATGAGGTGCTAAAGCGGCGGCTGAACCGGTAGTTCGAAACCAGCATAAAGTCATGCGGCTTATCGAAGTTGCTGGGATAAAATTTGCCGCCATTCACGATGTCGCCGGTAGTTACATTATTTACTTGCACCAACGAGCGGGAGTATGTGTAACTAACCCAGCCATTGAGTTTGCCCGAAAGCTTTTTCAGCATCATTTCTACCCCGTAAGCCTTTCCCTTGGCATTTACCACATCGGTTTCAATATGATGATTCAGCAGGAGGGTAGCGCCGCTTTTGTAGTCCACAAAGTCGCGCATGTTTTTGTAGTAGGCCTCCACAGAGGTTTCCACAGTATTATTCTTATAGTTGCGATAGTACCCAATAGAATACTGGTCGCCTAGCTGCGGGCGCACGTTGGGGTCACTCAGCTTCCAGATATCCGTTGGCGACATGGAAGCCGTATTTGACAGCATATGGATATACTGCCGCATCTGGGTATAGCTCACTTTTACAGACGAATTCTCCGTTACCGCATACTTGGCAGAAAGGCGTAATTCGGGCCCTTGGTAGGTGCCCATTACCTTGCCGGAAGCATAGGAAATAGTGTCGGTAATGGAGCTTTCTGATTTAGAAGCACCAGCCAGATACTGGTAAATATCCCGGGGGCCTAGGGCCGCATATAGGGAGAAGCGTATGCCCGCATACACGGAAAATCTGTTAGAAATATCAATCTTATCGGAGATATAAAGGGCATTTTCCAGACCCCGCTCCCGTGGCAGCACGTCTGGCTCCATCAGAGACTCGCCGCCCAGTGGTGTAAGACTACCCGGCGAAATATTGTAAAGCAGGGAACTTGCCCCAAAATCAATGGTATGCTTGGAGCTTGGAAAGAAGCTGAAGTCCAGTTGGCCACCTGTCTGGTCAATGCCATACGTGAGGCGAGCGGAGGTACTGGGGTTTCGCTGACTGGCTACATCATAGGCATAGTGACTATAAGTGCCCGTAAACACGCCGTAGAGCTTATTGCCGAAAACGTGTTTGAATTTAAGTGTAGCGTTCTGGTTCTGGTAGCGGTAAGTAGTGTCGCTGGCCAGGCGAAACTTGTCGCTGCTGCTGTAGCCGGTCAGGTACAGGGTATTCTTGCTGTTGAAATCGTGGGTGATGTGTGCATTTACATCATAAAAGAAAGCCGAGCTTTCCTGGTAGCTCTTATTGGGAATCTGCTTGAGCAGCCAATCAGAATAGCTGCTGCGCCCGCTAATAATGAACGAGCTTTTGTCTTTGATAATAGGGCCTTCCAGCATTAGGCGGCTGGTGAGTGGCCCGATGCCGCCGGCCCCGGCAAACTTCTTTTTATTGCCGTCGCGGGTGCTGATATCCAGCACCGAGGACAGCCGCCCGCCATACTTGGCTGGAATGGCGCTTTTAAATAGTTCTACTGACTTGATGATATCGGGGTTGAAGGCAGAGAAGAAACCGAATAAGTGAGCCGGGTTATACACCGTGGCATCATTAAACAGAATCAGGTTCTGGTCGGCCGCGCCGCCTCGCACGTTCATGCCCGTGGTTCCTTCACTCACTGACTTCACACCAGGCAGGGTAAGCACTACCCGCAGTATATCCGTTTCGCCAAACGTAGTAGGTACCTGGCGCATGGTTTTGATATCGAGCTTCTCCACGCCCATCTGCATGCCCGCCACATTCCGGTCCTTTTCAGCCTCAATAATGACTTCACGCAGGCGGGCAATATCTTCTTCCACTTCAATATTAAGCTTGCCATCAGAATGCAGCGCAATCTGGCGTTTGGAATTTTTAATCCCGATGCCTCTGATTTTTAACTCATATCGGCCCGTTGGTAAGGTGAGAGAGTAAAATCCAAATTGGTCAGTAGCAGTACCAATGGAGGGCTTTTCAATATATATGGAAGCGCCGATAATAGGCTCTCCGCTTTTGTTGTCGCGCACGTACCCCGCCAGCGTGGCTTTACTGCCAGCAGCATCTCCCCGGTCTATGCCGATTTCATACAGCTTCAGTTCTGAGGTATTCTGGCGCTGACTTTTCTCCTGTGGTTCGGGCTCTGGCTCCGCAGCAAATATGGTACCGGCAGCATCTGGCTGAAAAAAGCTGTCGGGCAGTTGAGTTTGAATTAGAGTGCCCGAAGTAACAAAGACATGCTTCTCCCCATCAATTGCAAACTTAAGTGGGGTGCCGTTCAGGGCCTCAGTAAGTACAGTAGCAAGGGGCTTACCAGTGGCCTTTAGCGTTACTGAAAGGCTGTCTACATCGGTGGGAAGAAAATAAAAGTGGTAGGCCGTCTGGCTCTCCAGCTCCTTCACAAAATCAGGGAAGGGCGTTTTGTTGAAGCTTCCGGTAACAAGTGCAGAGTCAGCCTGCTGGGCAACACTCACAAGGGATAAACTCAACAGCAGTATAAGCAGCGTAAGACGTTGCAGCATGTAGAAATGTATTAATTCTGAAAAGGCTAATACAAAGAATCGTACTTCTTAAACAGGCACTATTTCCGTAAGGAAACATAGTGCTCTACCAGCTGCAAAAAAGCTGCTTCACGGCTGTCTTTCTGAAATGAAAGCTTCTGCTCCCGGGCAAATTGTTGCAGCTCCCGGCGTTTATCACGCAGAACTTTCAGGACAGATTGCTTGGACTGAATAGGATATAGCAGATTATCCTTTTGCAGGAAAAACTTATCTGTTTCTGTAAACTCAACTTCTACCCCTTCTTTTTTGGGGTGCTCCTGCATGCGTTTGCTCCGGTGTGCTAACAGCCGTATGTTATTGTCAAATATTACATCATAAAAGCCGACAGGGGCTATAGTAGCCGAAGCTGAGTCGGGCGTCAAATAGATAAAATAATGGTTGGCATAAGTAAAGTTCTGTACCAATGAGCGGTTTAGGCGCACGTTCATAGGATTATTGGGCAGAGTAGTAATTATCTGATCCAGGCGGGTATCATACAATAAGGGTACCCGGTCGTATTGTACCCCATCGTACAAAATGCCACCTATCTGTTGCTGCTGGCTTAGGAAATACTGATGTCCTTCCCGCTTGCTATAGATCTTTGTGTAGTCTAGATACTCCGGACCTGTGTAAAGGCTGGCATTGTTGGTAAGTGCTTGGGTGTAGCGCTTAGATAGGACCTGTTGAGCCTGCGCCAAATAAACAGTGTCAGTAGGAGTAGACTGGGCAAGTAAAGCACAGCCGCCATTCATCCCTAAAAAGGCAATGAAGAGAAAAAGTATTTTCATGTAAAAAAAACGATAGAATAAGCTCTTTTTTCCCCGCACTCCCTTCGGCTCATGCGCTCAGTTCCCAATTCAGACGCTCAAGATAGATGGTTTTCTTGGACGTGGACTAAGGAGTTTCCTGGGGTATCTACAAGCGGACTCCTAGAGGGTGTAATTCGTTGCATCACTCCTCAAAGAAAAAATGGAGTATGCTGATGCAAAGGGATACAAAGCAAAAAAGCCAATTGCTCTTTCGGAACAATTGGCTTTTTGCAAAACGACGGGAAGTAGTCCGTAGGGGAATCGAACCCCTGTTGGTAGAATGAAAATCTACTGTCCTAACCCCTAGACGAACGGACCAGGTTATGTGCTATTTCCGTCGTTTCAAGTAAAAAGAGCCGAAAAAACATATCCGCCGGTTGCGGTCTGTATTCTCGGTTCGGATAAAAAAACCGCCCTGGGGTAAACCAGCGCGGTTTTTAAACCAATGCCAAAGCGGAAGGCGAGTAGTCCGTAGGGGAATCGAACCCCTGTTGGTAGAATGAAAATCTACTGTCCTAACCCCTAGACGAACGGACCAGATATGAAGGCCTTTTCCGATTTGGTGCTGCAAAGATAGAAGACGAATCTTTGAGCGCAATAGCCGGCTGCAAGAAAAATGATGTTTCAGCAGAAAAACGGCTGATTCTCAGGGTGGAATTTTTCAAAACCCGGCAACCCCAGCCGCTGTTTATCCCGTTTACAAGCCCGGCAGCAGGTGACAGACGGTACCGAAAGCGAAAATTCGCCTGCCATTTTAGACATGGTGCGCAAATCATTTGGCGAAGTTACCGGGGCCCTGTACCTTCGCTCCGCGTTTGCATCAGGCCCCGTTGCGGGGCCGTTAACCCCTTTCTCTTTATACCATGGCAAAAATCAAAGTCGCCATTAACGGTTTCGGCCGCATTGGCCGCCTGACGTTTAAGTCGCTGCTGGGCCGAGACAACGTAGAAGTTGTGGCCATTAATGACCTGACCGACAACAAGACGCTGGCGCATCTGCTTAAGTATGACTCCGTACACGGCCGCTTCGATGGCACTGTGGCATACGACGAGGAAAGCCTGACCGTGAACGGCCAGCGCATTGCTGCTCTGGCTGAGCGTGACCCCAAGCTGCTCCCCTGGGGCAAAATGGGCGTTGACGTAGTGCTGGAATCTACCGGCCGCTTCGTAGACGAAGCCGGTGCCGGCCAGCACATCACCGCTGGTGCCAAAAAAGTAGTTATTTCCGCTCCCGCTACCGGCAACATTCCGACCGTAGTACTGGGCGTAAACGAGGACATCCTCACCGGCGACGAAACCATCATTTCGAACGCCAGCTGCACCACCAACTGCCTGGCCCCCATGGCTAAGGTACTGGACGAGGTGTTCGGCATCGAGAAAGGCTACATCACCACGGTGCACGCCTATACCTCTGACCAGAACCTGCAGGACGCGCCGCACAAAGACCTGCGCCGTGCCCGTGCTGCTGCTTATAGCATTATCCCCACCAGCACTGGTGCTGCCAAGGCCGTAGGCTTGGTGCTGCCCACCCTGAAGGGCAAGCTGGATGGTTTGGCCATGCGTGTACCCGTTCCGGATGGTTCCATGACCGACCTGACCGTAGTGCTGAAGAAAGAAGCCACCAAAGAGCAGATCAACGCCGCTCTGAAGTCGGCCTCGGAAGGTGCTATGAAAGGCATCATTGAGTACACCACGGATCCAATCGTAAGCATCGACATCGTGGGTAACCCCCACAGCTGCATCTTCGATTCGGAGCTGACCTCGGCCAGCGGCACGCTGGCGAAGGTGATTGGATGGTACGACAACGAAACCGGCTACAGCACCCGCACCGCCGACCTGATCCAGAAGCTGGGTGAGGCCATGACCAAGTAAGCAGTTCTGCTTCCTGAAATCCCTGGAAAGCCTGCCCGTTAGGGCGGGCTTTCTTATGTTTGAGGCTGTGCGCAGTCTGGCTTTTCCATCTCTATCGTCTGCCCGTTGTTTTTTATGCCTGCCAAGCCGCGCATCTGCTTTATTCTGAACCCGGCCTCCGGTACCAACCGCCGCCAGGATGTGCCCGCCTTGCTGGCCCGCTATCTACACCCGGATGCGGTAGACTATGAGGTACTGCACACGGAGTATGCCGGCCACGCCGTGCAGCTGGCCCGCCAGGCGGCCAACAGCGGCTGCCGCATTGTGGTAGCCGTGGGCGGCGACGGTACCGTGAACGAAGTGGGCCGCGGCTTGGTGGGTACGCAAGCGGCTCTGGGCATTCTGCCGCGCGGCTCCGGCAACGGCCTGGCCCGCCACCTGCACATTCCGCTGGGGCTGGGCGCCGCCATTCAGCGCCTGAACGAGCCCGAGTTTCAGCGCATGGATGTGGGCCGCATCAATGGCCGGGAGTTCTTCTGCACGGCGGGCCTGGGGTTTGATGCGCACGTGAGCAAATGCTTTGCGGAGGCCGGCACGCGCGGGCTGGCCACCTACGTGCAGGTAGCCCTGCGTGAGTATCGCCGCTTTCAGCCCGTGCCCGTGCAGGTGCACTTCAACGAAAAAATACTCACCACCGACTGCTACGTGCTGGCATTTGCCAATGCGGCCCAGTACGGCAACAACGCCTACATCGCCCCCCTGGCCGATATCCGGGACGGACTGCTGGATTTGTGTCTGATTGATGCCTTGCCGCTGATGCGGGCGGTGCGCGTCGGCTTGGGCCTCGCCCTCGGCGACCTGCCCACGTCCGGGGCCGCGGCCTTTCACACGGCCAGTAAGGTGCGGGTAACCGCCGCCACCGCGCTGGGCTTTCACGTAGATGGCGACTATGTGGGCGAGAACACCGAATTTGAGGTAGAGCTGCTGCCGCTGGCCCTGGAAGTAGCTGTTTAAAACGAACCCCCATTGTTACTCCGCAGCAACACCCATAATAATGACCGATGAAAAACGATAAAAACCGGCGCGAAAGGGACGGAATCGTCTACTCCACCAGCTCCGACTTTGAGTACCAGTACAACCAGGATGAGGAAGTCACTACGCTGCCCCCCCAGCAGCAGAACCTGCGCGTGCAGCTGGATAAAAAGTCCCGGGGCGGCAAGCAGGTCACGCTCATTACTGGCTTTGTAGGCAAAGACGAGGATTTGCAGACCCTGGCCAAGCTGCTCAAAACCAAGTGCGGCGTAGGCGGCAACGCCAAAGACGGCGAAATCCTGATTCAGGGCGACTTCCGGGAGAAAATAATGGCCGTGCTGACGGATCTGCGCTACAAGGTGAAAAAGATAGGCGGGTAATTCAGCCGAGTATCGGTTGCGCTTGTGCTTAGAAATCAAAAGCTCGGCGAGGCCTAGAATGGCTGTGCAGTTAGGAAAACCGTAGGGGAATTTGTCGGGCTGGAATACCAATAGTTTTGTTGCCTCAATCCACTATTCAAACTGCTATGCTGCTACTGGAGCCCGTTACCATTCATACCCTGGCCGAAGACTGGATAATTAATGCCGTGCAGTGGCTGAAGCTCAGCATTGAAACCATAGGCGCCTTTATTATTGGCCTGGGGATTCTGGTCGCGGGGCGACTGTTTTTGCTGGCGCTGTGGCAACGGCGCACGGCTAACTTTACGTCCATCCGGCTGGTTCTGGCCCGGTACCTGGCGCTGGCCCTGGAGTTTCAGCTGGGTGCCGATATCCTGACCACGGCCATTGCGCCCTCGTGGGAGCAAATCGGGAAGCTGGGTGCCGTAGCCGTCATTCGTACTGCCCTCAACTTCTTCCTCTCCAAAGAGATGCGCGATGAGCGGAATATCACAGACGAGCAGCACGTAACCAGGCAAGCCGATAACCCTTCTGAGGCTAGTGCGGAGGCTCCGGCTGGCTAGCGTCGGCTACTGAGGCAAGGCTTGCGCTAGAAACTGTCGGGCCCGCACTACATCTTCCGGCGTATCAATACCAATGGTTTCCAGCTCGGTTTCGGCCGTAAGAATGCGGTAGCCATTCTCCAGCCACCGCAGCTGCTCCAGAGATTCGGCCAGCTCCAAAGGGGAGGGAGGCAGCCGCGTAATGTGGGCCAGCACATTGGGGCGGTAGGCGTAGAGGCCGATGTGGCGCAGGTATCGGTGATGCGCCAGCCAGTGCTCCTGCGGGTGCTGGCGCTGGTACGGCACGGGGTGGCGGCTGAAGTACAAGGCATGGCCCTGCGCATCCAGCACCACTTTGGGCAGGTGGGGGCTGAACAGTTCTTCCTCATTCAGCACCGGCTTTACCAGCGTGGCCAGCTGGGGGCG carries:
- the kdsB gene encoding 3-deoxy-manno-octulosonate cytidylyltransferase, with translation MPPPRYASLYMLNAIGIIPARYASTRLPAKPLVDLGGKSMIQRVVEQARQAQLSRVVVATDDERILRHVLDFGGEAVLTSPDHPSGTDRVFEAYQQLNTGADCIINIQGDEPFIHPSQINALVQLFAAEPRPQLATLVKPVLNEEELFSPHLPKVVLDAQGHALYFSRHPVPYQRQHPQEHWLAHHRYLRHIGLYAYRPNVLAHITRLPPSPLELAESLEQLRWLENGYRILTAETELETIGIDTPEDVVRARQFLAQALPQ